The Argopecten irradians isolate NY chromosome 16, Ai_NY, whole genome shotgun sequence genome window below encodes:
- the LOC138310712 gene encoding phosphatidylinositol 3,4,5-trisphosphate-dependent Rac exchanger 1 protein-like codes for MKTNGLLSSDQVEAIFLNLEQLIQANTQFTAKLDVALQDAINSDDLDFVEVSIGNLFLKSTDLMMAFESYCVNQSHAGNLLEQLEKEKELLRIFLQASQDDNVALRRMPLKSFLILPVQRIMRYPLLLERLYKSTSSENPDKMAIMAAKAKMEEILAHINSKTQKSSGSMKMKKKVADLLLQRQAHSMEKVELNRAAIDILGWNKKDVCDITTCRLQVAVSADHWATKRPRHKFSTVQGILLTLGKGELHQTDVDDILFPRKTQVIQAAVVLLKEKNGKYQTLREPFMLNRCIVNHDPDSDDTFEVLEINKEPFVFKGEDTDVKLWLKNMKQQTIDLASWRKRRNALPNIMIKHLV; via the exons ATGAAAACAAACGGACTCCTTAGTTCTGACCAAGTGGAGGCCATCTTCCTTAACTTGGAGCAGCTCATCCAGGCTAATACACAGTTTACAGCGAAACTGGACGTCGCTCTTCAGGACGCTATCAACAGTGACGACCTT GATTTTGTGGAAGTTTCCATTGGCAACTTGTTTTTAAAGTCAACGGATTTGATGATGGCTTTTGAGAGTTATTGTGTCAACCAG AGTCACGCTGGTAACTTGTTAGAGCAGTTGGAGAAAGAGAAAGAACTCCTAAGAATCTTCCTACAAGCCTCACAGGACGATAACGTCGCTCTACGACGGATGCCTCTAAAGTCCTTCCTCATCCTTCCTGTCCAACGAATAATgag ATATCCATTACTACTAGAACGCCTCTATAAATCGACGTCATCTGAAAATCCTGACAAAATGGCTATCATGGCAGCTAAAGCTAAAATGGAGGAAATTCTAGCCCATATCAACTCG AAAACACAGAAGAGCAGTGGCTCTATGAAGATGAAGAAGAAGGTCGCCGATCTACTGTTACAAAGACAAGCTCACTCTATGGAGAAGGTCGAACTTAACCGA GCAGCCATTGACATTCTCGGATGGAACAAAAAAGATGTGTGTGACATCACCACATGTCGTTTACAGGTCGCCGTGTCAGCCGATCACTGGGCCACGAAACGTCCCCGTCACAAATTTTCTACTGTACAAGGAATACTTCTAACTCTTGGAAAG GGTGAGCTGCACCAAACTGATGTAGACGATATCCTGTTTCCTCGTAAAACTCAAGTCATCCAGGCCGCGGTGGTGTTACTCAAGGAGAAAAACGGCAAATACCAGACATTGAGG GAGCCGTTCATGCTGAACCGATGCATAGTGAACCATGACCCTGACTCAGATGATACATTTGAAGTGCTAGAGATCAACAAGGAGCCTTTTGTGTTTAAG GGTGAAGACACTGACGTAAAACTTTGGTTAAAGAACATGAAGCAGCAGACAATAGACTTAGCCTCGTGGAGAAAGAGAAGAAACGCCCTTCCTAACATCATGATCAAACATCTGGTGTGA